A section of the Lycium ferocissimum isolate CSIRO_LF1 unplaced genomic scaffold, AGI_CSIRO_Lferr_CH_V1 ctg8727, whole genome shotgun sequence genome encodes:
- the LOC132045950 gene encoding costars family protein, with translation MLEEDKWISSTPLTVVGRMNVEEEVERLKEEIKRLGVPQHDGSYKVTFGVLFNDDRCANIFEALVGTLRAAKKRKFLTYDGELLLQGVHDNVEIILKPPLAATTS, from the exons ATGTTAGAAGAAGATAAGTGGATCTCTTCAACTCCATTGACAGTGGTAGGAAGGATGAACGTTGAAGAAGAGGTTGAACGACTTAAAGAAGAGATCAAGCGACTCGGCGTACCCCAACATGATGGTTCTTACAAG GTAACATTTGGAGTCCTGTTTAATGATGACAGATGTGCCAACATCTTTGAGGCGCTAGTTGGAACATTAAGGGCtgcaaagaaaaggaaattccTAACTTACGATGGTGAGCTCCTCCTCCAAGGAGTTCATGACAACGTCGAAATCATTCTCAAGCCACCACTTGCTGCTACCACTTCATAA